From Dechloromonas sp. A34:
TTCTTGACTTCGGCGCGTAGCGCCGCGACATCGATCGACATTACTTGATCCAGTCCGGTTTCGGACGGCAACCGGCGGAGAGGGTCATCACTTCGTAACCGGTTTCGGTGACCAGCAGGGTGTGTTCCCATTGGGCGGAGAGGCTGCGGTCCTTGGTGACGATGGTCCAGCCGTCGGCCATCTCGCGGATCGCTGCCTTGCCGGCGTTGATCATCGGCTCGATGGTGAACATCATGCCGGGCTCCAGCCGGGGGCCAGTGCCGGCCTTGCCGTAGTGCAGGACCTGTGGGTCTTCATGGAATTTCTTGCCGATGCCGTGGCCGCAGAATTCGCGGACGACCGAATAGCCGTTTTTCTCGGCGTATTTCTGGATGACCGCACCGATATCGCCGAGATAGCCCCCCGGTCTGACGACGGAAATGCCCAGCCACATGCATTCAAAGGTGATTTCGCAGAGGCGTTTGGCCTGGATCGAGCCTTCGCCGACGATGAACATGCGACTGGTGTCGCCGTGGTAGCCGTCCTTGATGGTGGTGATGTCGAGGTTGATGATGTCCCCGTTTTTCAGCACGCGGTCGCCAGGCACGCCATGGCAGACCTGCTGGTTGATCGAGGTGCAGATCGACTTCGGGTAGGGATCGTAGCCGGAGGGCGCGTAATTGAGCGGGGCGGGGATGCAGCCCTGGATATTGACCATCAGGTCATGGCAGAGGCGGTCGAGTTCTTCGGTGGTGACGCCGGCCTTGACGAAGGGTTCGATGTAGTCGAGAACCTCGGCGGCGAGGCGTCCGGCGACGCGCATTTTTTCGATTTCTTCGGGCGTCTTGATGGTGATGCTCATGGCTGTTCTATCTGGCGTTTAGGGGATTGGGAAGGATAAATGATGGGGGCTGTTTCTCAAAGCCGGCCTTGGTCTGATGGCATACTTGGCACCTTTCCGGTTAAACGCTAGGTCTATGAGCATTCTTCTTCTGGGTAAAGATGGTCAGGTCGGCTGGCAGTTGCAACGCTCACTGGCTCCGCATGGTCGCGTGCTTGCCTGTGGTCGTGCCGAGTGCGATTTGGCCGACCTGGACCGCATTCGTTCCGTGGTTCGTCAAATAAAGCCGTCGGTGATCGTCAATGCCGCTGCCTACACGGCCGTCGACAAGGCGGAATCGGAGGTGGCGCTGGCGCAGCGGATCAATGCCGAGGCGCCGGGCGTTCTGGCGGAAGAGGCTGCCCGACTGGGGGGCTTGCTGGTGCATTACTCAACCGATTATGTCTATGACGGCACCAAGACCACCCCGTGGGTCGAGAGCGATCCGACCTGTCCGCAAAGCGTCTATGGGGCGACCAAGCTGGCTGGCGAGGCGGCGATCCGGGCGGTCGGCGGCAAATCGCTGATTTTTCGTACCAGTTGGGTGTTCGGGGCGCGTGGCGGCAATTTCGTGAAGACCATCCTGCGTCTGGCGCGCGACAAGGAGAGTATCAATGTGGTCGATGACCAGATCGGATCGCCGACCCCGGCAGCACTGATTGCGACCGTCACCGGAGTCGTGCTGGCCATGCTGCTGCGCGGCCAGGTCCTGGAAAGCGGCGAGAACCGGCTGTATCACCTGGCGGCGGCACGGCCGGTCAGTTGGTGCGAATTTGCCCAAACCATCGTTGGTCTTGCCGGGGTGATGCCAGGCTTCGATCTGCGCCTGCAGGCCGAGGCGATCCGGGCAATTGCGACGGCCGAATATCCGACGCCGGCCCGTCGACCAGTCAATTCGCGACTCGACTGCACTCGCCTCGAAACGGACTTCGGGCTCCAGATGCCCGATTGGCAGTCTTACCTCGAACGCATGCTGCAACTGCTGGCCCTGAAGCAGAACGGTTATTGAGCTTTTAGGGCGGCTATTCTGCTGCTATAATCTGCGGGTTTTTCTCGGCCGACATGGCTGAAAAGAACGGTTGTGCACAAAGTGTGTGCAACCAAAATCCACACATCCGCCGATTAAGGGTGCGCGCCAGAATACAAGAATGGCGGGCGTTTCCGGCGGGTGGCGGTTCAACCCTTAAGGAGTTTTAGTATGTCCGTTACCATGCGTCAAATGCTGGAGGCCGGTGTGCACTTCGGCCACCAAACCCGTTTCTGGTCCCCCAAGATGGCTCCGTACATCTTCGGTGCGCGCAACAAGATTCATATCGTCAATCTCGAAAAGACCCTGGCCAAGTACAACGAAGCCATCGCTTTCGTGAAGAAGCTGTCCTCCAATCGCGGCAACATCCTGTTCGTCGGCACCAAGCGCCAGGCCCGCGAAATCATCGGCGAAGAAGCACTGCGTGCCGGTGCGCCGTTCGTTGATCAGCGCTGGCTGGGCGGTATGCTTACCAACTTCAAGACGGTCAAGACCTCGATCAAGCGTCTCAAGGATATGGAACTGGCTGTCGAAGCCGGCGAACTCGAGCGCATGCCGAAGAAGGAAGCGCTGACCTTCCGTCGCGAACTGGAAAAGCTGCAGAAGTCCATTGGCGGCATCAAGGACATGGCTGGTCTGCCCGATGCCATCTTCGTCATCGACGTCGGCTACCACAAGATCGCCATCACCGAAGCCGAAAAGCTTGGCATTCCGGTCATCGGCGTGGTCGATACCAACCATTCCCCGGACGGCGTCGCTTACGTCATCCCGGGTAACGATGACTCCTCGCGCGCCATTCAGCTGTACGCCCGTGGTGTTGCCGACGCCATCCTCGAGGGCCGTAGCCAGGTTCTCCAGGAAATCGTTGCCGCCGGTGGCGATGACGAGTTCGTCGAAGTTCAGGAAGAATCGGCACAATAAGCTTGTAACGGCGGGGCCTCAGGCTCCGCCTGTTTGATAAGTTCAGGAGAATTAAGTATGGCGGCAATTACCGCAGGCATGGTGGCAGAACTGCGCGGCAAGACCGACGCACCCATGATGGAATGCAAGAAGGCGTTGACCGAAGCCGATGGCGACATGGCCAAGGCCGAGGAAATCCTCCGCGTCAAACTCGGCAACAAGGCGACCAAGGCCGCTACCCGTATCGCTGCAGAAGGTATCGTGGCAGTCAGCATCTCTGCTGACGGCAAGCTGGGTGCCATCATCGAAGTCAACAGCGAAACT
This genomic window contains:
- the map gene encoding type I methionyl aminopeptidase; the encoded protein is MSITIKTPEEIEKMRVAGRLAAEVLDYIEPFVKAGVTTEELDRLCHDLMVNIQGCIPAPLNYAPSGYDPYPKSICTSINQQVCHGVPGDRVLKNGDIINLDITTIKDGYHGDTSRMFIVGEGSIQAKRLCEITFECMWLGISVVRPGGYLGDIGAVIQKYAEKNGYSVVREFCGHGIGKKFHEDPQVLHYGKAGTGPRLEPGMMFTIEPMINAGKAAIREMADGWTIVTKDRSLSAQWEHTLLVTETGYEVMTLSAGCRPKPDWIK
- the rpsB gene encoding 30S ribosomal protein S2 gives rise to the protein MSVTMRQMLEAGVHFGHQTRFWSPKMAPYIFGARNKIHIVNLEKTLAKYNEAIAFVKKLSSNRGNILFVGTKRQAREIIGEEALRAGAPFVDQRWLGGMLTNFKTVKTSIKRLKDMELAVEAGELERMPKKEALTFRRELEKLQKSIGGIKDMAGLPDAIFVIDVGYHKIAITEAEKLGIPVIGVVDTNHSPDGVAYVIPGNDDSSRAIQLYARGVADAILEGRSQVLQEIVAAGGDDEFVEVQEESAQ
- the rfbD gene encoding dTDP-4-dehydrorhamnose reductase, encoding MSILLLGKDGQVGWQLQRSLAPHGRVLACGRAECDLADLDRIRSVVRQIKPSVIVNAAAYTAVDKAESEVALAQRINAEAPGVLAEEAARLGGLLVHYSTDYVYDGTKTTPWVESDPTCPQSVYGATKLAGEAAIRAVGGKSLIFRTSWVFGARGGNFVKTILRLARDKESINVVDDQIGSPTPAALIATVTGVVLAMLLRGQVLESGENRLYHLAAARPVSWCEFAQTIVGLAGVMPGFDLRLQAEAIRAIATAEYPTPARRPVNSRLDCTRLETDFGLQMPDWQSYLERMLQLLALKQNGY